The following coding sequences are from one uncultured Desulfobacter sp. window:
- a CDS encoding AsmA family protein, whose product MVRFLKWVIVTIGILAGLIIGAAVLVPMLVDVKTYLPDIETMVTRQTGRSFSMGDDLELSLFPWAGIRLSDVTFGNPANFEKQPMISVESFEVRVKVLPLFSKHIQVEKFILESPSITLVKNRTGQGNWENIGSQDSGGPNNGSSTESGTDQDASEKTSTDQPFFSIKSLTVERCSITNGVLTYEDKGSGLSKTIADLNLDLSGISLDKAIGITLNAKVDGKPVSLTGTAGPLGSNPGETDIDFDLMVKALEQLNLSLKGRVIKPKTEQTVDMTVDLAPFSPKKLFEYLARPFPIEPRDTSVLDKFSLKAAVKGSAQAVAVSDGILMLDDSTMNFTARAQAFEKPDLKFNLTLDKIDVDRYLPGDTKTDSEQPAPPRKGAPATSTTPAKSAGKTAKKVDPVDYSPLRKLVLDAKVNIGSLKAAGLSMANVTATLAGKNGVFTLDPCAMDLYQGTAGTKAKIDVRNKYPATTLHLTTRNIQAGPVIRDGIDKDIIEGALTSDLSLSMTGDTPDMIKQTLGGNGELKFTDGAVVGVDVAGAIRNVGAGLGLAEAAAEKPKTDFAEFNITYTAAKGLVNIPKASLVSPLLRLVAKGRTNLVKEDLDFRVEPTLVATIKGQGDKKERSGLLIPFDLTGTWEKPKVRPDLDAILKNKLSNSDELKQLLKGETSDSGQKQDIKDAARGLLKGLLN is encoded by the coding sequence ATGGTCAGATTCTTAAAGTGGGTCATCGTAACGATCGGCATTCTCGCCGGTCTGATTATCGGGGCTGCGGTACTGGTCCCAATGCTTGTGGATGTCAAAACCTACCTGCCGGACATTGAAACCATGGTCACCCGGCAGACCGGACGCAGTTTTTCCATGGGGGATGATCTCGAACTGTCCCTGTTTCCCTGGGCCGGGATCCGACTGTCTGATGTCACCTTTGGAAATCCTGCAAATTTTGAAAAACAGCCCATGATTTCTGTGGAAAGTTTTGAAGTCAGGGTCAAAGTTCTTCCTCTTTTTTCCAAACACATTCAAGTAGAAAAATTCATTCTGGAATCGCCCAGTATTACCCTGGTTAAAAACAGGACAGGGCAAGGAAACTGGGAAAATATCGGTTCCCAGGATAGCGGCGGTCCCAATAACGGGTCATCGACCGAGTCCGGCACTGACCAAGACGCTTCTGAAAAGACGTCGACAGATCAGCCGTTCTTTTCCATTAAATCATTGACCGTTGAACGCTGTTCCATCACCAACGGCGTTTTAACCTATGAGGATAAGGGCAGCGGCCTGTCCAAAACTATTGCAGACCTTAATCTGGATCTGTCAGGCATCAGCCTGGATAAAGCCATTGGCATTACTTTGAACGCCAAGGTGGACGGAAAACCCGTCTCTTTGACCGGAACAGCGGGCCCTCTGGGTTCAAATCCAGGTGAAACGGATATTGATTTTGATTTGATGGTGAAGGCCCTGGAGCAGCTGAACCTTTCCCTGAAAGGCCGGGTGATTAAACCCAAGACCGAACAGACCGTTGATATGACGGTTGATCTGGCACCGTTTTCGCCCAAAAAGCTGTTTGAATACCTGGCGCGTCCCTTTCCCATTGAACCCCGTGATACTTCAGTTCTGGATAAGTTTTCCTTGAAAGCGGCTGTCAAAGGTTCTGCCCAGGCTGTTGCCGTATCAGACGGCATTCTAATGCTGGATGACTCTACCATGAATTTCACTGCCCGGGCCCAGGCGTTCGAAAAGCCCGACCTTAAGTTTAATCTGACCCTGGATAAAATTGATGTGGACCGGTATCTGCCTGGGGATACAAAAACCGATTCGGAACAGCCGGCGCCGCCCAGGAAAGGGGCTCCGGCCACTTCGACCACCCCGGCCAAAAGCGCTGGTAAAACCGCTAAAAAAGTCGATCCCGTTGATTATTCACCTTTGCGCAAACTGGTACTTGATGCAAAGGTGAACATCGGCAGTCTTAAAGCTGCGGGATTAAGTATGGCCAATGTCACGGCCACTCTGGCAGGCAAGAACGGGGTGTTCACTTTGGACCCGTGTGCCATGGATCTGTACCAGGGAACAGCCGGCACAAAAGCGAAGATTGATGTCCGTAACAAGTATCCGGCAACCACCCTGCACCTGACAACCCGCAACATCCAGGCAGGGCCCGTCATCCGGGACGGTATAGACAAGGATATCATTGAAGGGGCGTTGACCTCGGATCTCTCCCTTTCCATGACCGGAGACACCCCGGATATGATTAAACAGACCCTGGGCGGCAACGGGGAACTTAAGTTTACTGATGGCGCTGTTGTGGGCGTTGACGTTGCCGGCGCCATCCGCAACGTCGGGGCCGGCCTTGGGCTGGCCGAGGCCGCTGCGGAAAAGCCGAAAACCGATTTCGCCGAATTTAACATTACCTATACGGCTGCCAAGGGCCTTGTGAACATCCCCAAGGCATCCCTTGTTTCTCCCTTGCTCAGACTTGTTGCCAAGGGCCGGACCAATCTGGTAAAAGAAGATCTGGATTTCAGGGTTGAACCGACATTGGTGGCTACAATCAAGGGGCAGGGCGATAAAAAGGAACGTTCGGGGCTGTTGATTCCCTTTGATTTAACAGGAACCTGGGAGAAACCCAAGGTGCGCCCGGATCTTGACGCGATTCTAAAAAATAAGCTGTCCAACAGCGATGAGCTTAAACAACTGCTTAAAGGTGAAACATCGGACTCTGGTCAGAAACAGGATATTAAAGATGCGGCCAGGGGATTGTTAAAAGGTTTATTAAATTAG